The Deltaproteobacteria bacterium DNA segment GACACCTTTACCAGGCCTTTTTCAACTGCGTGGAAACGTTCGCATCGATCGTTCTGGTCAAAAATGATCTCGCCTTTCACAAAGCGTGTTGAAAAGGCCGCTTCGGCAATCTCTTCCAGCTCTTCCTGTGTGAGACCCTCAAATCCGAGTGCCCCCCTGAAGAACTCTACTCTCTCAACAAAGTCCATGGGTGATGTTGTTCGGTCTCGAGGTGCACGATGTCAGACAGGCTGATCTCCAGCATCTTGGTGCTGGAGAGGATCCGGGCCGAATTCCCGCCGATGACCGGAAAAGCATCGGCCATTTGATGCAGTTCCGTTGCCGCAGCCTTTATGTCCATGATTTTGCCGTTCATTGCTTCCATATTGATTTCACGGGGCATTCTCCCCTCTCATTCCTTTGGGCTTTTCTTAGATCCTTGAACCGCTTTGCTTTAACGTCATGCCTGGGAAGGGTTTCGTGATCATGGAACTCCAGGTGCTGTCCAAAGTTCATAATCCTACAAGTTCCCCTGCTTGTCAATTTCCATTTCGTGTCATATCTCATTCTAAGGCTATTGGTGCTTAAAGGCACCTCGTCACGAATTCGGAGACGTAGGATTCTCCAATTCCTGCTTAACGGCAATGCCGATTTTTTCCAGAGTATAAGGCTTTTTGATATAGGGACCGGCGCCCAGCCTCTGGGCGCCTTTGACGCGCCCGGTTTCTGAAAAGCCGCTTACAATAATCGCCTTTTGTTCGGGACGGAATTGAAGAACTCTCCTGTAGGTTTCGAACCCATCTATTCCAGGGGCCATGATCATATCCAACACCATCAGATCCGCTGAATGGTCTTTCAGGTAATCCACCGCGGCTTCGCCGCTTGTAACCGAAATGACCGAATACCCAAGTGTCGTTAAAATCTCGGACCCGATTTCACGTTGTTCCTCCACATCATCCACCAGCAAAATGAGTTCCCCATTGCCCATATATGTTGTCATCGGCAAGGATGGCGTTGTTTCGATCAGTTCCCTTCTGGTCACGGGGAAATAGAGGAAAAAAGTGGTTCCTTTCCCTTCGGTGCTTTGAACATCTACGTATCCGCCGTGGTCTTTCAGCGTTCCCCATACCACGGCCATACCCAGCCCTGTCCCGCTTCGGCCCATTTCTTTTTTGGTGTAAAAAGGCTCGAATATTCTCCTGATATCCTCCGGTGAGATGCCAACCCCCGAATCGGACACTTCCAGAAGGATGTAATCGCCTTCTTTCACATCCTCATACCCCTTAACAGGCATGTCAATATAGGTATTTCTGGTGGAGATGAATATGGTACCGCCGGTATTCATTGCCTCCGCAGCGTTGGAGACCAGGTTCATGACGGTCTTGGATAAATGAACCGGCGACCCCATAATATTGAGGAGGTCCGTGTCCAGATCGGTTTCAATTGAGATCCCGGGATGAAATTCCTTTAACTTGTCGCATTCAGGAGAGTCCAGATAGGCCTTTATGATTTGGTTCAGATTCGCAACTTCAGTAGCGGCGATGCCTCTCCTGGCCAGGGTCAACAGGTCCTGTACAATGGCGGCAGCCCGCTCCCCGGATTTCATAATGGCCAGGATCCGTTTTCTCAAAGGGCTCTCTTCAGATAGATCCATCAAGATCAGTTCCGGATAGCTGACAATGCCGGAGAGGACATTGTTGAGATCGTGTGCCACGCCGCCGGCCAAGGTCCCGAGGGCCTCCATCTTCTGAGCACGCACCAGCTGGGCCTCCATCCTCTGCTGTTCGGTTATATCGACGAATATGGTAAGAACGAGCGGTTTCCCTGCAACCTGGATGATTTTGGCGAACATAAGCGCGTTAAGAATGGAGCCGTCTTTGGCCCTGAAATCCATTTTCAATCCATGGACCTCTCCCGATGTGTGCAACGCCTTTCTGAACTGGGCCCTGTCATGCTCAGAAAAAAGCCCTGCTTCCGTTGAACTTTTCCCGATGATCTCCTCCGGTGAATAGTGCGTCAGATGGCAAAGCATCCGATTCACATCGAGGAGTTTTCCCGTTTCCGCATCGCTAAGCGAGATGGCCTGGGGAGACAGATTAAAAAACGTTCTGAATTTCTCTTCGCTCTCCCTCATGGCCTCTTCCGCCTTTTTACGGTCGGTCATATCGCGGGCTACCCCGATCCTGCCGACCGTCCTTCCGGAGTCATCCAGCAGAGAGGTCACCTTCAATTCCACTGGGACAGTCCCTCCATCCATGTATTTAAGGATCACTTCATAGATAGGGATCGGCTCACCGGCAAGCCCTCGCCTGAATTTCTCGATGGTTGGCGCGATATATTCAGGGACAAGGATCTCAGTAAAGGAGCGCCCCAGAAAGTCCTGAACAGGATATCCGGTGATGCTCTCGAATTCAGGGTTCAGGAAGGTGAACCTTCCATCGGTATCCAGGGCAAATACAGCGTCGGTCATGGTTTCAACAAGTGTGCGGTATCGCTGTTCACTGGAAACCAGTGCCTTTTCAGCCTGCCTGCGCCTTCTGATGTTGACGAGCAGAAGTATGATGATCCCGGTCTGGGTGATCAGCGCAACGACGGCGGCCCAGATGGGATATCGATAGGTACGATAAAAGCTTTCCGGCTGGTTGATGATCACGCTCCCTGGGGGAAGCCTGTCCACGGGTAGGTTATGCAAGGTGAGTTGGGTATAATCGAACATGTAGCGATTGGGGGATTCCATAACCACGGGGATATTTTCGGTCCGTTCCCCGTTGAGGATTCGAAGGGCGAGTCGGGCCGCGGTCATCCCGTGAATCTCGCCGCTGGTGAGCATACCGCCGACGATCCCATGGCCCAGGTAAAAGGTCCAGGGGCCGTAAATGGGGGCACTGCAATGGGCGGCGATCTGTCTGAGGCTGGCCTCATGGGTGAAATCGCGGCCCTCCTTATCGCGGTTAAAAACGAACAGAAGCATGATGGCATCCGGTGAAAGCCTGGATACCTCGGCCTGAAGCCCGGCCAGTGTCATAAGGCTGACATAGCGGAATTGCAATCTGTTCCGGAAGGCGTCGAAGGTGCGGCGGGCCGTCTTTAGGATGGCCTGGCCGGTGAGGGTCGTATCGCTGATGACCAGCACATCACGGGCATTCGGCTGAAGACGGAGGGCGGCTTCCAGGGTAGCCTTGGGATCAATGGCCTCCACAACGCCGGTCAGGGGACGCCCGCGCTCTTGCATCCGGGGGGTGTACCCGTTGACGCCGCAGAAGACGACCGGAACCCCCGGAAACAGCGTATCCGATCGTTTGAGCAGAAAGTCGAGGGCCTGATCATCGGAGCAAATGATGACATCGATCGCCTCTGGATCGGGATACTTCATGCGCAACAGCTCGGCGGTTCGATCCAGATATGCTGCTTCAGGGTGCCGCTTGGCATCCAGGAATTCAAAAGTGATGAGGGCGTCATGCTGCCCGTTCTCGCTGAACGCCTTTCGGATCCCCTGGGTGATGTTGTCGGTCCAGGTAAAGGTGGGGTAATATGAATGGATCACCAGCACCTGGGATGCCGGCTCGGAGTGAACCGGTGCCGTGTTGCACAAGACATCCTGTGCTGTACCCAGTAAGGAGAAAATCAGATAAACCGTCAAATGGAAAAAGACGGTTGACTTGAGCAACATGGCATCTCCCATAGGTGTGAGAAAGGCCTGCCAACCGCTTCGGTCGGCAGGAGGGATCAACGGATAAGCCCTGTTTCCGCGTTTATGGGTACACGATTACGCGACCACGATGGCGCAGGGCCGGTTCAGGGTATTTCATTGGAAGCCCATTTGCGGCGAGACCGAACGAAGATACCTTATAGGGCCGCCGCACTCAAGGATATGGTTAAGAGAATAGGTCGAAGTTTTCATTTAAATTCCTCCGGTTCATGGATGCGGACCCTTCTGCTTAATCAAGGCGGGCGTCAAATGAGGCGATGGTTGCCATATCCTTGACGTCTCCCTTCTCCCCTGCGCCCACAAGTGCGATCATATCCCCTACGATATGTCCCATCTGAAAGGCCTGGGCATTCATCTCCTCAGCGGCTCAAGCGGATTCCTCGGCAGTCGCTGCCACTTCCTGAACGACCTTGTCCATTTCAGCGACGGCAATGGGAATTACGCTTTTCAGAGGAGGGCGAGCCCTTCTTTGTGGACCCTGGCAACAGCCATGCAAAATATGGACCTACACGTTTGCCGGTCTACGCCGTAGAACTTGGGGGCGATTATTTGAAATTCAGTGCGCGAGGGTGTAAACAAGATTGTCAAAGCGGCGCTGGAGGTGTAAAGAAATATACCGGAAACCATCCACAGAGGTTGAGAATGAAACGCTATCGAATTGCAGTGATCCCCGGCGACGGTATCGGAAAAGAGGTGGTGCCTGAAGGGATACGCGTGCTGGAAAGGGGAGGCGGGCAATATGGAATCACCTTCGACTGGCGCATGTTCCCGTGGAGCTGCGAAACCTATCTCCGCACCGGCCGCATGATGCCCGAAGACGGAATGGAACAGCTCACGATGTGCGATGCGATCTTCCTGGGCGCAGTGGGATTTCCCGGTGTGCCCGACCCTGTCTCCCTATGGGGGCTCCTCATCCCGATCCGGCGAGAGATGGCGCAATATATCAACCTGCGACCCGTGCGCATGCTGAAGGGGATGGTCTCGCCGCTACGGGACCGAGGACCCGAGGATATCGATTTTGTGGTGGTGAGGGAGAATAACGAAGGCGAGTATTCCGAGATCGGGGGGCGACTCTACAAAGGGACCGAGGCCGAGATGGCCGTTCAGGAATCGGTTTTTACCCGGAGGGGGGTGGACCGGGTCCTCCGGTATGCATTTGAATTGGCCGCGCAACGCAAGGCCCGGCACGTGACCTCGGCCACCAAATCCAACGGCATTATTCACACCATGCCCTACTGGGACGAACGGTTCAAGGCCATCGCTGCCGAGTTTCCCCAGATCAGGGCCGATCAGTATCACATCGACATCCTCACCGCCCATTTTGTCCTGCACCCGGACTGGTTCGACGTGGTGGTGGGGAGCAACCTCTTCGGCGACATCCTTTCGGACCTGGGTCCTGCGGTGGCAGGCACCATCGGCGTGGCGCCTTCGGCCAACATCAACCCGACCCGGGAATTCCCCTCCATGTTCGAGCCGGTCCATGGGTCTGCCCCTGATATCGCAGGGAAGGGTATCGCCAACCCGATCGGCCAGATCTGGTCCGGGGCCTTGATGCTGGACCATCTGGGGCATCCCGAGGCCGCAGAGGCTATCGAGCGGGCCATCGAGACAGTACTCGAAGAACCGCGACTGCGCACCCCTGATATGGGCGGCAGGGCCACCACCGTGGAACTGGGGAGGGCCATTGCCGAGGTCCTTTGAAAATGCTTGAGAATTCGATCTGGTGGCGGTGGATGGGGGGCGGGTGCTGGTGGTGGAGATGAAAAACAAGCTGGAAAAGCGGATGGTGGACCGGTTCGTTGAACGGAAGCTTCTTCGTTTCAAGGAGATGTTCCCTGAATACGAGAAGTATCAGATGGTAGGGGCCATGGGGGCCCTGGTGGTGAAGGACGATGTGGGGAGGTATGCGGAGAAGGCCGGGCTCTATGTGCTGACCCAGACCGATGAAGGTGGGGCGACCCTATTGAACCGGGAAGGATTTGAGCCAAGGACGTTCGAATAAGGTGCCGCGGTTTGTCAGCTTGACCGGAAGAGCACAGTTAGACTCCCCGCCTTACCTGCGGAAAGCCCTTCTCAAAATCGCTCTCAGCAATTCTCCTTTTGGGAAAATCGCCATGTGGGAGCGGCTTCCGAGCCGCGAAACGTCGTGGCAACATGCCACTCACACGGAATTTTGACAGCGGGTCTGCCTTATAATGAGAATTGCTGGACCGCTCTGTTTGACCTTGACTTACCCTCCTTAAAGGTGTACGAGTGCGCGTCAGCAGAACATTTGCGCAATTTGTCTTCTTTCAACCCTTGGCCCGGTCTGATCTGAGGCGACAGACTGGACCGAACACCACCATGTCGGGAATCGTGCATGGCCCCTGATAAATCGGATCAAATTCGTACGAGGGCAGGCATGAGAGGGATCATTGGCAAGATCTTTCATTACAAAGCTGCTATTGAAACCTATACTCAGTACACCCCCTCAGATGCTCGATGGCGTATTGGAGCTCGACATCGGTCCCTGCCGCAAAGGCAAGTACATTTTCGAGGGTTTTAGGAACCCGAGGATTGGGGGCCACACCGCCGGTCCCGTTCCTGCTGTCGAGCTGAATCACCCCATTTTCGTCGACGGAACGGCCGAAAGGATATTCTATGGTGTACCCTCCTGGCATCTTGATGTTCCCCCCCACCATTCCGAAAGAGCCGTTCGTGCCGTGAAACCCGATCACCCTCCCCTTCGGAAGCTGCGATATACACATTGTCGGGCCTTCTCCAGAGCTTATCGTTCCGGGATTAACAAGGGCTACCACAGGCCCGTCAAAATAGGGCGTCTGCGGGTTAATTGAGATGTTGTCGACGAACGGATTGAGGCCGTGTTCCTCATGTTCGTTAATCGTGATCCGCAAAAACTGGCTGTCCCTTTTGTCGTAATATTCCTGATATTCGTAGAAGGAAGGAGAAGAGTAAAAGAAGCCGCACAGGTCAGCGGAAAGCTGGTCCGATCCGCCATAATTGCCGCGCAAATCGACGATGACTCCGGGCACACTGGCCTCGACAAACGAGGTGATCGCCTCTTGGAATTCTTGGAAGATCCGGGTGGGGTAACCGGTGTTCGACAGATCATGTTCCATCCGAACAAGGACATAACCGTAACCTTGCGGCAGTATCCGGTACTCCACTTGGTCCGAAAAGTCCGCCTTCCTTGCAAAGTTCAACAGGGAAAAAGTCTGTCCTGCGTCGTCTACGGCCGTGAGGGTGGCCGTTTGGGAGGCTGCCGAACCGGAGTTTTTGAACTCGACCTGGACACCCGCGCCGACCGGGCCCCGGGTCAGGAGCCTGGCCTGCTCCAGCCGGTAATGTTCCAGTGTGGCTTGGGGATTTTCGCCACCGAGGGCGCCTGTCAATACCTTGAAAGGAACGGCGCCGACATCGATCTGTCTGATGGCTGTTTTGACCGGCTCTCCTCCCCAGGAGATAATCTGGGCACCTGTAGCAATCCCTGCCAGATCGGCCGACCCGCCCGGGACGATTGCGGCCGCAATCACCCGC contains these protein-coding regions:
- a CDS encoding tartrate dehydrogenase; its protein translation is MKRYRIAVIPGDGIGKEVVPEGIRVLERGGGQYGITFDWRMFPWSCETYLRTGRMMPEDGMEQLTMCDAIFLGAVGFPGVPDPVSLWGLLIPIRREMAQYINLRPVRMLKGMVSPLRDRGPEDIDFVVVRENNEGEYSEIGGRLYKGTEAEMAVQESVFTRRGVDRVLRYAFELAAQRKARHVTSATKSNGIIHTMPYWDERFKAIAAEFPQIRADQYHIDILTAHFVLHPDWFDVVVGSNLFGDILSDLGPAVAGTIGVAPSANINPTREFPSMFEPVHGSAPDIAGKGIANPIGQIWSGALMLDHLGHPEAAEAIERAIETVLEEPRLRTPDMGGRATTVELGRAIAEVL
- a CDS encoding PAS domain S-box protein, whose amino-acid sequence is MLLKSTVFFHLTVYLIFSLLGTAQDVLCNTAPVHSEPASQVLVIHSYYPTFTWTDNITQGIRKAFSENGQHDALITFEFLDAKRHPEAAYLDRTAELLRMKYPDPEAIDVIICSDDQALDFLLKRSDTLFPGVPVVFCGVNGYTPRMQERGRPLTGVVEAIDPKATLEAALRLQPNARDVLVISDTTLTGQAILKTARRTFDAFRNRLQFRYVSLMTLAGLQAEVSRLSPDAIMLLFVFNRDKEGRDFTHEASLRQIAAHCSAPIYGPWTFYLGHGIVGGMLTSGEIHGMTAARLALRILNGERTENIPVVMESPNRYMFDYTQLTLHNLPVDRLPPGSVIINQPESFYRTYRYPIWAAVVALITQTGIIILLLVNIRRRRQAEKALVSSEQRYRTLVETMTDAVFALDTDGRFTFLNPEFESITGYPVQDFLGRSFTEILVPEYIAPTIEKFRRGLAGEPIPIYEVILKYMDGGTVPVELKVTSLLDDSGRTVGRIGVARDMTDRKKAEEAMRESEEKFRTFFNLSPQAISLSDAETGKLLDVNRMLCHLTHYSPEEIIGKSSTEAGLFSEHDRAQFRKALHTSGEVHGLKMDFRAKDGSILNALMFAKIIQVAGKPLVLTIFVDITEQQRMEAQLVRAQKMEALGTLAGGVAHDLNNVLSGIVSYPELILMDLSEESPLRKRILAIMKSGERAAAIVQDLLTLARRGIAATEVANLNQIIKAYLDSPECDKLKEFHPGISIETDLDTDLLNIMGSPVHLSKTVMNLVSNAAEAMNTGGTIFISTRNTYIDMPVKGYEDVKEGDYILLEVSDSGVGISPEDIRRIFEPFYTKKEMGRSGTGLGMAVVWGTLKDHGGYVDVQSTEGKGTTFFLYFPVTRRELIETTPSLPMTTYMGNGELILLVDDVEEQREIGSEILTTLGYSVISVTSGEAAVDYLKDHSADLMVLDMIMAPGIDGFETYRRVLQFRPEQKAIIVSGFSETGRVKGAQRLGAGPYIKKPYTLEKIGIAVKQELENPTSPNS